From a region of the uncultured Fusobacterium sp. genome:
- a CDS encoding autotransporter outer membrane beta-barrel domain-containing protein, whose translation MKKQLLILMLIIATQNNYSKDIPLSKTPNFRISLDNEETPTLEKSSYEDLLRMVDEINRKNGLITNYFVNGTNIGEEYTDIKFVPVAQYTDNENFKDSLPFDREGNQKRVYLGNGNSIKDFKIITSDEFNKLTNSKDNKYTLEGTYKNINSIGISKYNRDEKRNPLKISIEDYFKNIDGKSRKEIAKYLEPKLNQFLGKTDSKVILKEGELYTKEKDGSEWKILWEIEPVSIHSVWPEGFKDDILAKIYIYDSTKSDKDSRGRIIYQNDESILIEDKYDYSKNNENSKKLGKNIEFRGKGRIDGEINLGKGSNHLIISEQFTGKYGTNVILGPYAKLKNIDVVEVGGQIGSDSSASLSGRTSLALDIDPKIKNEKGYLIQHALKDSDKNIIFRSSSTLLNKKYKNDFSIELMTSKIDNDSVIDIGRSLYTKDNNEKDYHITLIPDSIANNIIELDEKSKDGNSLIKVEIKDKLKGLNNSENQVYLSLKNSKNLSALFPTLTTTNKRTNFTVEEDEKELEKDKLLATYLRTKTADDILKDLSQFNFSDKQTLILKEKIKNIQNNDIIKDDKIKREELKAFSKINFDSDTLENHISKFKEKIKVDYSKLDDESRNKLASELEKYYQENLKSSSDVLLEISNDYNNKISSIKNLGNKISYILETIKTIKNYKESDENSFDDWDYWGYNYNNSPNSKSNKIERYFKEIEGYLNDIPYLIKELKKENEEKLDIELIKELKALENRKDIFDYKELHSALYYTQRQEEVLKELQTLINQVQNKNIYSRLNKVAKDEISTFTSIPFDINNDFSVNKNYVHGGSILTKNSYDSFKGNIYSGYGIYETEINNMNFGFIVGGATSNHNEIKNDALKEVTTESKIKGVSAYLGGYNRNFLTPKLQWLNGFGLQYGEYEVNREFKNNYQENNFTSNTNVYGINLYSGLNYQYSLKDDLALNFRGLVSYSFISQEDIKEKDAPLALNIKAQNYNYLDSELGVSLNKTIFNPNSKNTLSGGIFGKFGILGYDNKNLNGKFNDSTSSMEIQGNKFEKNSIKLVLNYDVSLNSGISYGLEGTYTTNDEYNNITFGLKAGYRF comes from the coding sequence ATGAAAAAACAATTACTTATACTAATGTTAATCATTGCTACTCAAAATAATTATTCTAAAGATATTCCTCTTTCTAAAACACCAAATTTTAGAATATCACTTGATAATGAAGAAACACCTACATTAGAAAAAAGTTCGTATGAAGATTTATTAAGAATGGTTGATGAAATAAATAGAAAAAATGGTCTAATTACAAATTACTTTGTCAATGGTACAAATATCGGAGAAGAATATACTGATATTAAATTTGTTCCAGTTGCTCAATATACTGATAATGAAAATTTCAAAGATTCTCTTCCATTTGATAGAGAAGGAAATCAAAAAAGAGTATATTTAGGAAATGGAAATAGTATCAAAGATTTTAAAATTATCACTTCAGATGAATTTAATAAACTTACTAATTCTAAGGATAATAAATATACTTTAGAGGGAACATATAAAAATATAAATAGTATTGGTATCTCTAAGTACAATAGAGATGAAAAAAGAAATCCTTTAAAAATAAGTATTGAAGATTATTTTAAAAATATAGATGGAAAGAGTAGAAAAGAAATTGCAAAATATCTAGAGCCTAAACTCAATCAATTTTTAGGAAAAACTGATAGTAAAGTTATTTTAAAAGAGGGTGAACTCTATACTAAGGAAAAAGATGGAAGTGAATGGAAAATTCTTTGGGAAATTGAACCTGTTTCTATTCATAGTGTCTGGCCTGAAGGTTTTAAAGATGATATCCTAGCTAAAATTTATATCTATGATTCTACAAAATCAGATAAAGATAGTAGAGGAAGAATTATTTATCAAAATGATGAAAGTATTCTTATAGAAGATAAATATGATTATAGCAAAAATAATGAAAATTCAAAAAAGTTAGGAAAAAATATTGAGTTTAGAGGAAAGGGAAGAATAGATGGAGAGATTAACTTAGGAAAAGGAAGTAATCATCTTATAATCAGTGAACAATTTACAGGTAAATATGGTACTAATGTTATCTTAGGTCCATATGCTAAATTAAAAAATATAGATGTTGTTGAAGTTGGTGGACAAATTGGAAGTGATTCCTCAGCCTCTCTTTCTGGTAGAACCTCTCTTGCTTTAGATATAGATCCTAAAATAAAAAATGAAAAAGGATATTTAATACAACATGCCTTAAAAGATTCAGATAAAAATATTATTTTTAGAAGTTCTAGTACACTTTTAAATAAAAAATATAAAAATGATTTCTCAATAGAATTAATGACTAGTAAGATAGATAATGATAGTGTAATAGATATCGGACGTTCATTATACACTAAAGATAATAATGAAAAAGATTATCATATAACTTTGATACCTGATTCTATTGCTAATAATATTATAGAATTAGATGAGAAATCTAAAGATGGAAACTCTTTAATAAAAGTAGAAATAAAAGATAAACTAAAAGGATTAAATAATTCTGAAAATCAAGTTTATTTAAGTCTAAAAAATTCTAAAAATTTATCAGCTCTTTTTCCTACTTTAACAACCACAAATAAAAGAACTAACTTCACTGTTGAAGAAGATGAAAAAGAACTAGAAAAAGATAAATTATTAGCTACTTATTTAAGAACTAAAACTGCTGATGATATTTTAAAAGATCTCAGTCAATTTAATTTTTCTGATAAACAAACTTTAATTTTAAAAGAAAAAATAAAAAATATTCAAAATAACGATATTATAAAAGATGATAAAATAAAAAGAGAGGAATTAAAAGCTTTTTCTAAAATAAACTTTGATAGTGATACCCTAGAAAATCACATCTCTAAATTTAAAGAAAAGATAAAAGTTGACTACTCTAAATTAGATGATGAAAGTAGAAATAAATTGGCTTCTGAATTAGAAAAATACTACCAAGAAAATCTTAAATCTAGTTCTGATGTTCTTCTAGAAATAAGTAATGATTATAACAATAAAATATCTAGTATTAAAAATTTAGGAAATAAAATCTCATATATCTTAGAAACTATTAAAACTATAAAAAACTATAAAGAAAGTGATGAAAATAGTTTTGATGATTGGGACTACTGGGGATATAATTATAATAATTCTCCTAATTCTAAATCAAATAAAATAGAGAGATACTTCAAAGAGATCGAAGGTTATCTCAATGATATTCCATATTTAATAAAAGAATTAAAAAAAGAAAATGAAGAAAAATTAGATATTGAATTAATCAAAGAACTTAAAGCTTTAGAAAATAGGAAAGATATTTTTGATTACAAAGAATTACATTCTGCTCTTTACTATACTCAAAGACAGGAAGAAGTGCTAAAAGAATTACAAACTCTTATAAATCAAGTTCAAAATAAAAATATTTATTCTAGACTAAATAAAGTAGCAAAAGATGAAATCTCTACTTTTACTTCTATCCCATTTGATATAAATAACGACTTTTCAGTTAACAAAAATTATGTACATGGTGGAAGTATTTTAACTAAAAACTCTTATGATTCTTTTAAAGGAAATATCTATAGTGGTTACGGTATATATGAAACTGAAATCAATAATATGAACTTTGGATTTATTGTAGGAGGAGCTACTTCTAATCATAATGAAATAAAAAATGATGCCCTTAAAGAGGTTACTACAGAATCTAAAATTAAAGGTGTTAGTGCGTATTTAGGTGGATATAATAGAAACTTCTTAACTCCTAAATTACAATGGCTAAATGGATTTGGATTACAGTATGGAGAGTATGAAGTAAATAGAGAGTTTAAAAATAATTATCAAGAAAACAATTTCACTTCCAATACAAATGTATATGGAATAAATTTATACTCAGGATTAAATTATCAATATTCTTTAAAAGATGACTTAGCACTTAATTTTAGAGGGCTAGTATCTTATTCATTTATCTCACAAGAAGATATTAAAGAAAAAGATGCTCCTTTAGCCTTAAATATTAAAGCTCAAAATTATAATTATTTAGATAGTGAATTAGGAGTAAGCTTAAATAAAACTATCTTTAACCCTAACTCTAAAAATACTCTATCTGGAGGTATTTTTGGAAAATTTGGTATATTGGGATATGACAATAAAAATCTAAATGGTAAATTTAATGATTCTACTAGTTCAATGGAAATCCAAGGAAACAAATTTGAAAAAAATTCTATAAAATTAGTTTTAAATTATGATGTTTCTTTAAATTCAGGAATCAGCTATGGATTAGAAGGAACTTATACTACAAATGATGAATATAATAATATTACCTTTGGGCTAAAAGCTGGATATCGTTTTTAA